The nucleotide window CCGCCAGACGTCGACGTCGGTCAGGTCGTCGGGGACGTAGTCGGGCCGCCGCTCGCCGTCGGCGAACGGCCGGAGGGGGCCGTTGCAGTTCCCGCAGCGGCGCGGTCGATCCGGGAGGCCGAGGTCGAACCCGGCCCCCCGTAGCTCGCGGAGCTGGTCGGTCACCTCGCGCGATTCCAGAAGCACCGCCCCGTCGGTGCGCCCAGCGAGGGAGGCGTCGCGGGTGAGCAACCGGCGACCCTCTTCGTTCGCTAGTTCGCGGAGTCGGTCGTCGTCCTCGACGCCGCGGTCGAGCGCGTACGCCGTATCGTAGCCACACATCCTGAGATACGTCGCCAGCGTGCCGAGCATCGCGTCGAGGAGGAGAGGGTCGCGGTCGGCGGGAGCCATCAGCCGTCCAGGAACGACCTGAGCCCGTCCGCGTCGCGCGTGTTCACCACGTCGGCCGGCTCGGCCCAGCCGCGACGGGCGGTGTGGACGCCGTACCGCACGTACTCGAACTCCGAGGGCGAGTGCGCGTCCGTGTCGATGGCGATGGGGGCGCCGGCGTCGACCGCGGCGCGGACGCCGTCGCCGCTGGCGTCCAGCCGCGCGGGGTTGGCGTTCACCTCGATAGCGGTCCCGGCGTCGGTGGCCGCCTCGGCCAGTCGCTCGAAGTCGACGTCGAGCCCCGCTCGCTGGTTGATGAGCCGGCCCGTGGGGTGACCGAGGACGTCGACGTGGGGGTGTTCGACCGCCCGGACGAGTCGGTCGGTCGCCTCGCCCTGGTCGAGCGCGGCGTGCGGGGAGGCGATGACGATATCCAGTTCGGCGAGCAGGTCGTCGCTCGTGGTCACGTCGCCGTCGGCGTCGATGTTCGCCTCGACGCCGTGGAACACCGCGATGTCTGCCTCCTCGCGGACGCGCTCGACCGCCTCGGCCTGCTCGCGCACGTCGTCGTCCGAGAGCCCGGCGTCGCCGAAGACGCCCGGCCCCGCCGCGTGGTCGGTCACGCAGTGGTAGTCGTAGCCGCATTCGGCCGCCGCGGCGACCATCTCCTCGATGGTGTAACCCCCGTCGGACCACTCGGTGTGCGTGTGGAGGTCGCCACGGACGTCCTCCCGTTCGAGCAGGTCGGGCAGTTCGCCGTCGAGGGCGGCCTGGACCTCACCGGTGTCCCTGCGGATCTCCGGGGCGAACACCGGGAGGCCGAGCGGTTCGTACATCTCCGCCTCGGTCGCGCCGCCGAGCCGTTCGCCGGCGCGCTGGTCCGCGTCCGGGTCCTCGACGTCGGAAATGTCGAAGATGCCGTACTCGTTCATCTTCAGCCCCTCGTCGATGGCCAGGTTCCGGACCCGGAGGTTGTGGTCCTTCGACCCGGTGAAGTACTGGAGGGCGGCGCCGAACTCGGCGGGGACGACGACCCGGAGGTCGATCCGGACGCCGTTCGCGCGGACGCTCGCCTTCTGCTCGCCGGCCTCGATGACGTCGTCGGCCCGGGGCCAGTCGGTGAAGGCGTCGACGACGGTCGGCCCGTCCTCGCTCGCGACAAGCACGTCCACGTCGCCGATGGTGTCCTTCCACCGGCGGATGGAGCCGGCGACCTCGGCCCGACCGACCGCGTCGACGTCGCGGACGAACGCGAGCACGTCGTCCGCCAGCGGGCGCGCGTGGCCCAGGCGCTGTCGCTCGCCGGCCTCTCGTGCGAACGCGACGTTCTCGCGGATGTTCTCCTCGGTCTTCGCGCCGAACCCGCTGATCTCGCGGATCCGCCCCTCCTCCGCGGCCTCCTCCAGTTCGTCGAGTGTCGTGATCCCGAGTTCCTCGTACAGCGTGGCCACGGTCTTCGGGCCGACCCCCTCGACGCGCGTCAGCGCCGCCATGTCCACGGGAAGCTCCGTGCGGAGCTCCTCCAGCTCCTCGATCTCGCCGGTCTCGACGTACTCCACGATCTTGCTCGCGATGGCGTCGCCCACCTGGTCGATCTCCGCGACGGCGTCCTCGCCTTCGGCGGCCATGTCCTCGACCGCGCGCGGGTGGTCCCGGACGTTCTCGGCGGCCCGCCGGTAGGCGTTCGGCTTGTACTCGACGTCCCTGGCCTCCAGCAGGTCGGCGAACTCCACCAGCAGATCGGCGACTTCCGCGTTCCTCATCGCCCGAAACGTGGAGGCGGGGCGACTTAGAACGACGGGCCGACGCGGGAGACTCGGACGTTACGGTCGCCGACGGCTCGACCTGACCGGCGGACGCTACCGACCGCCGCGCCGCCGGCTCGCGTCCTCGTGGCCGAGCGCCTTCTTCAGGAAGCTCATCCATCGCTTCTGGTCCATCGCCTCCTGGCGCTCCGCCTCGGATTCGATGTCGGCCGGCTCGAGCTGTTCGAGCGCCTCCAGCGCCCGGTCGATGCCGATGATGCTCGCGGCGAGGTCCTCGCCGGTCGCGAAGTCCACCTCGTTCTCCTCGATGGGCTCGAGCCGGTCGAGCCGTTCGCGTCGGAGGTTCCGCTTGGCCCGTTCGACCCGGTCGCGCTCGCCCGCGGGAACGGTGTCCCGGCGCTTGATCTCGAAGACGAACTCCCGGAGGTCGATCTCCTCGCCCTGTACGGTGATCTGCTCGGGGATGGCCGCGCCGATGGTCGCGCTCTCGCGGTTGACGCGCTCGAGGAGTTGCTTCTGTTCGTACGGCTGCACTTATGCGTGTACGTTGGTGTGTGGCGCTCTTTTGTCTGTCGTTGGCGCGTCTCGGTCGTACTCTTCAGTTGAGTCAGCGGCGCTTCACCGGTGACGGATGCCTCGACAGCCCCCACGGTTCTCGGGTCGGTGCGGCCGCTGTGCTCCTCGTGCTCACTCGCTTCGCTCGTTCCCACTGCGGTGCTTGTCGGTCCGCGCCTACGGAAGACTCGCTCCGCTCGTCTTCCGAGCCCTCGTTCGCTTTGCTCACGAGGGCTTCCCCTAGAACTGCGGCCCCTTTCAGTCCCTCCCGGCTGTCACCACCCCCTCCCCAGCCGATTCGCTCGCCTTCGGCTCGCTAATCCCTCGCGCGCATCCGCCGGACACGGAGGTCCGGCGGCACGCGCCAAGCGGTGGATTCCCCCGCGAAACGTCTGGAATCGTAGCCACGTCGCTCGTCCAAACTCCGCCAGGGTGGGAATGGAAGGGGCCGTGGGTCTCGGCGAACCCCGACCCCGCAAGCACCGCAGGCGAGGGAGCGCCAGTGACCGAGCCGAGGAGCGCAGCGCGGGTCGCGGGAGCCGAGACCCACGGGGCTTCCGCTGTCGTCACTACGATACGACTCGACGCCTCTCGGACAGCCCTCTCCGACACATGCCACCCGAACTCGGAACGGACGACTACCTCGACATCGAGTAAACACCCCGAAAACAACCCACATCAGGCTTCCCACAGCCGAACCCTTAATGAGCGCTCCGGCAATTCTTTCGTGCATGTACGACGACGAGGACCTCGCCGACATCCGCGAGGCCCGCGAGGAGTGGGAGACCGAGAGCCGGGACCCGGCCGTCGACGCCCACGGCGAGCGCAAGGAGCGGTTCGCGACCGTCTCGAACCTGGAGATCGACGACCTGTACACCCCGGAGGACGTCGCGGACCTCGACTACGAGGAGGACCTCGGCTTCCCCGGCGAGGAGCCGTACACCCGCGGCCCGTACCCGACGATGTACCGCGGCCGTACCTGGACGATGCGCCAGTTCGCTGGCTTCGGCACCGCCGAGGAGACGAACGAGCGCTTCCACTACCTCATCGAGAACGGCCAGACCGGGCTCTCGACGGCGTTCGACATGCCCAGCCTGATGGGCAAGGACTCCGACGACCCGCTCTCGGACGGCGAGGTCGGCAAGGAGGGCGTCGCCGTCGACACCCTCCGGGACATGGAGATCCTCTTCGACGGCATCGACGTCGGCGAGGTGTCCACCTCGTTCACCATCAACCCCTCCGCGCCCGTGATCTTCGCGATGTACGTCGCGCTCGCGGACCGGAAGGGCGTCCCGCGCGAGCAGCTCCGGGGCACCTTCCAGAACGACATGCTGAAGGAGTTCATCGCGCAGAAGGAGTGGGTCATCCCGCCGGAGCCCTCCCTCGATCTGGTCACCGACACCGTCGAGTTCGCCATCGACGAGACGCCGGGGATCTACCCCATCTCGGTGTCGGGCTACCACATCCGCGAGGCCGGATCGACCGCCATCCAGGAGCTCGCGTTCACCCTCGCCGACGGCTTCGCCTACGTCGAGGACGCCGCCGAGCGCGGGATGGTCGCGGACGTGGTCGCCCCGCAGCTCTCCTTCTTCTTCAACTCGC belongs to Halorarum halophilum and includes:
- a CDS encoding Mut7-C RNAse domain-containing protein produces the protein MAPADRDPLLLDAMLGTLATYLRMCGYDTAYALDRGVEDDDRLRELANEEGRRLLTRDASLAGRTDGAVLLESREVTDQLRELRGAGFDLGLPDRPRRCGNCNGPLRPFADGERRPDYVPDDLTDVDVWRCRDCGQCFWRGSHWDDVRERIESL
- the polX gene encoding DNA polymerase/3'-5' exonuclease PolX, whose amino-acid sequence is MRNAEVADLLVEFADLLEARDVEYKPNAYRRAAENVRDHPRAVEDMAAEGEDAVAEIDQVGDAIASKIVEYVETGEIEELEELRTELPVDMAALTRVEGVGPKTVATLYEELGITTLDELEEAAEEGRIREISGFGAKTEENIRENVAFAREAGERQRLGHARPLADDVLAFVRDVDAVGRAEVAGSIRRWKDTIGDVDVLVASEDGPTVVDAFTDWPRADDVIEAGEQKASVRANGVRIDLRVVVPAEFGAALQYFTGSKDHNLRVRNLAIDEGLKMNEYGIFDISDVEDPDADQRAGERLGGATEAEMYEPLGLPVFAPEIRRDTGEVQAALDGELPDLLEREDVRGDLHTHTEWSDGGYTIEEMVAAAAECGYDYHCVTDHAAGPGVFGDAGLSDDDVREQAEAVERVREEADIAVFHGVEANIDADGDVTTSDDLLAELDIVIASPHAALDQGEATDRLVRAVEHPHVDVLGHPTGRLINQRAGLDVDFERLAEAATDAGTAIEVNANPARLDASGDGVRAAVDAGAPIAIDTDAHSPSEFEYVRYGVHTARRGWAEPADVVNTRDADGLRSFLDG
- a CDS encoding DUF5788 family protein; the protein is MQPYEQKQLLERVNRESATIGAAIPEQITVQGEEIDLREFVFEIKRRDTVPAGERDRVERAKRNLRRERLDRLEPIEENEVDFATGEDLAASIIGIDRALEALEQLEPADIESEAERQEAMDQKRWMSFLKKALGHEDASRRRGGR
- a CDS encoding acyl-CoA mutase large subunit family protein, producing MYDDEDLADIREAREEWETESRDPAVDAHGERKERFATVSNLEIDDLYTPEDVADLDYEEDLGFPGEEPYTRGPYPTMYRGRTWTMRQFAGFGTAEETNERFHYLIENGQTGLSTAFDMPSLMGKDSDDPLSDGEVGKEGVAVDTLRDMEILFDGIDVGEVSTSFTINPSAPVIFAMYVALADRKGVPREQLRGTFQNDMLKEFIAQKEWVIPPEPSLDLVTDTVEFAIDETPGIYPISVSGYHIREAGSTAIQELAFTLADGFAYVEDAAERGMVADVVAPQLSFFFNSHNSIFEEVAKFRAARRVYANVMDEWYGAEADAAKRLKFHTQTAGQSLTAQQPLNNIVRVTIQALAGVLGGTQSLHTNSFDEALALPGEEAVRVALRTQQIIAEESGAADSVDPLAGSFMVESLTDEVEEKTMAYLEEIREMGDGSVRDGVLEGIEQGYFHREIQEASYEYQERVEEGEEVVVGVNKYAVEDDPDTDLLHVDEETQERQLARLAEVKAERDDEAVEAALDSLDEAIENGENVMPVLVDAVKTYATMGEIMDVFERHYGAYREKIGLAS